TCCATCACCAGGGATCAAAGGAATGTGACCCATGATGTTTGTGGGAGTTGCAGACCGCGGATCGACATATACTCGAAAATGGGACCCGTACTTCGCAAAGAAGCGATCCCACTCTTGACGATTCGGCAACTGCAGAATCACGTTTTCCAGTTCGGCATTTGCGGAACTGATCGAGAGATCCTTTTTAAAGAAAGCTTTGTGTTCCAGTCCCTGGTTTTGTTTGTCCGGCTGAAACGCCCAGCTCGTGGAAAGGAACAGCACAAAAAGAAACAGAGCGGAAAGTTTTGCGCGCATGAAAGACCCTCCTCTAGGTTTTATCGTCATGTGTTCAAAAAAAGTTGCGGGGAGCGGAACGAAATTGCATACGACCAAGACTTCGTTTCACCGTTCCCTCCGTCCACACATTGTTTTGCCGATTGCTTTGCATCATCGGTGCCAAACTCTTTCCCTCGATTCAACTCATTGAATCCACAGGGGTTATCTTGATCGCCCGGCACTGCCCTTCTCGAGCATGGTGGAATCGATTGTTGCGGTCGCACCCATCCAAATCATCTACTCTCTCGAGGACAAAGGAGGGAATGGTTTCGTCGTTGGCGGCAGGAAACAATTGTTGGCAGTTTCCTTTGTAGCGATTGGAATTTCAGTTGCCTTCCACACTCGACTCCATTAAACTTTCAGATTCACAAAATCGCGTGTCGATTCGGTTAGACTAGAAGTTCAAAATTCTAAAAGGATAAAAGAATGAAGTATCAAAAGTTGTACACACTTTTTCTGTTTCTTATTGTTTTCGCATTTCAGCTTACGGCGTGCGCGCAGGACCAACCGAAAGCTGAAACAGCGGCAAAGCCTTCCATGACCCATGAACAAATCGCGACCTACATTCGCAAAGCTTTTAATGTGCCTGCCAATGTGACCATTACCGTAAAGGAAAATGCCGAATCGAAAGCGATTCCCGGCACTTACGCAGTCAATGTGGAATTCAAAGGAGAGAGAGGCAGCCAGACTCAAGAAGCGTGGATCACAAAAGAGAACATGCTTGTTATCGGACGCGTAATGGACATGTCGGTTGATCCGTACAAAAAGAACCAGGAAAAAATTGTATTGGGAACAAATGTTCCGGTAACAGGCGCGCAGGACGCAAAAGTCACCATCGTTGAATATTCCGATTTCCAGTGCCCTTATTGCAGCAATGCGCACGTAACGGTGAAGGATATGCTGAAACAATATGAGGGGAAAGTGAAGGTCGCTTACAAGCATCTTCCTCTAACCAACATTCACAATTGGGCCGAAGAAGCTGCCATTGCTTCAGTATGCGTTCACAAACAGAAACCGGAGACATTCTGGAAACTTTCCGATTATTACTTTACAAATCAGAAAACGATTACCAAAGAAACCCTCGGCGCCAAACTGCAAGAATTTTCGACGCAGGAAGGCTTGAATCATGAAGAGCTAAAAAAATGCATGGCGGATCCTGTGTCCAAACAGCAAGTGACCGCCGATACGACAGAAGCTGGAAGTCTTGGTTTGAGCTCTACACCTTCTTTCTTTGTAAACGGCCGAATGGTAGTCGGAGCGATTCCAGCGGATCAGTTCAAGCAAATCATTGATGAGGCCTTAACGACCCAGTAAAGGTCACATGTCAAGTTCCGATCTGCCGCTTCCCCCTCCCCAAAAAGGAGGGGGAGAGGGGCGGGATATTCCTGTTTTAAGAAACGCTCTTATTCTCACCTCTCTCTTTTTCGTTGTTGAAGCCATTGCAGGATTTGTTACAAACAGTCTCTCCCTGCTTTCGGATGCCGGCCACATGCTTTCGGATATTCTTGCGTTGCTTGTCTGTTTGTATGCCGCAAACATGGCACGACGCGCTCCAACTGCCGAAAAAAGTTATGGCTATTACCGCACAGAGGTATTAGCAGCTCTATTTAATGGTCTGGTTCTTTTCTTAATGATCGGATTCATTTACTACGAAGCGATGTTCAGGATTTTTCAACCTGTGGCGGTCAGCAGCGCTGGGGTGATCGCGGTCGGTGGAGCAGGCCTCGTTGTGAACCTGCTATCAGCCTGGATGCTTCACGGACACGATGATTTGAATGTGAGAGGCGCCTACTATCACGTAATCATGGACGCGCTCAGCTCGCTCGGCGCATTGATCGCAGGAATCCTGATCTATGTGACCGGCTGGCCGGTGTTTGATCCGTTGTTGAGTTTCCTGATCGGCGCTCTCGTGCTTTTCAGCGCATGGTCTCTGATCCGCGACTCTATCAATATCTTAATGGAAGCAGTCCCGAAGCATCTGAATCTAACGCGCATCCGGGAAGAGGTAAAAAGGTTGAATGGTGTTCAGAATATTCATGATTTGCACATCTGGAGCATCGGTTCGAAAGAGCATGCAGTTTCAGCCCATCTGGTGGTCAATCCCGGTTGTGATCCCATTGATGTGCGCACTCGAGTGGAGGATCTTCTTCGCCGCGCTTTCCATTTGGAACACACCACCCTGCAGGTGGAAGTGCAGGAGGATTGCATCGAACCGCACGAATGAGCAAAGTAGCGCCGGCGTCCCGCCTGCGTAGTCGCAGACGAGACGTCCGCGCTACAGCGTTAAAAAAGCGTTGGGGTTGGATCCTTGCTGTGAGTTTTTTCGAAAAGCTTTTGCAGGATTAAAGATTTCCAGTAACCAGGATCATTTACTGTTGTTTCAATCTCAAAATCAGAGAACTTTCCGGAATGCTTCGCCAGTTTAACGACAAGCTCATCGATCGAATTTCCTTTGATGCGCATTGCCTGTTTTCTCTTCCGTTTTGTAACGAGACGCACCCGCCATTTCATTGCCTTTCATCATAACATGCAATAAGATAACAGGAATCGAGAGGTCAGATTTTTATGCGGCTTTTCTCTGTTTTTCTGTTCTTACTTTTCACAGTTCAAACACAGGCACACGATGTATCTGGCACCGTAGAAGTGCTGTTAAAAGGAGAAAAGAAGAAGACCGATCTTTCCTCAGTCATCATTTATCTGGATCCGGTTTCGCAATCGATTATTCCGGAAGAAGCATTGAAGAAGACCTTCACGATGTCCACAAAAAACAAGCAATTCGCACCACGCGCTCTTGCGGTTCCCGTTGGGGCAAAGGTCCAGTTTCCCAATTTTGATTCGATTTTTCACAACATCTTTTCTGTTTCCTCACCCAATCAGTTCGACCTTGGGCTTTATAAGGGAGGCGGCAGCAAGACTCAATCCTTTCAGAAACCGGGAGTCGTAAAAGTATTCTGCAATGTGCATCCGCAAATGTCCGCTACCATCGTTGTCAGCGCGTCGCCCTATTACACCATCGCGGATCAAGCCGGCAACTTCATGCTTGGCGACATCCCGAATGGAAGTTTTCAGCTACGCGCCTTCGCCGAGGAAGGACAGACCGTGAAAAAGATCGACGTAGGAGAGAAAGCTTTGCAGGTCCTCTTGACGATTGACGGCAGGACTTTCAAAAAATTGCGGCACAAAAACAAATTCGGAAAGGATTATTCCTCTACTGATGAACGCTATTAGTAACAGGCGCGGCCTGAGTCTCAATATAAAATTTTTCCTGCTGACAGCGCTGATCATTGTTCTGCTCATCGCTGTCACCATTCTGTTCAGCTCGCGCAGAGCCACCGCGCTGGCTCATGAGACCATTCGCTCTGATTTGAAACAAACACTCTCCGTGTTTGAAACGTTTCAAAAAGACCGTTACGAAAAGTTAAAGATTGCCAACAAAATCATTGCTCAGAATCCTTACATCCAGGCGTACATTCAAGAATCGGATTCCAATAGCATCCTGGATCTTGCCAAACAAACCGAAGAGACGATCCGAAGCGATTTCGTGCTCCTGACAGACGCGGACGGAATTGTTTTGGCGCGCACTGATAAACCGGGAGCAACCGGCCAGAACTTCGCCGATGTGCCTCTCGTTGCAGGAGCGCTGGATGGGGAAGAAGTCAACGGTTTAATGCTGGAGAACCAGAATCTGTACCATGCAATTGCCGTTCCTGTCGTAACGCAGGACATTATTACTGCAGCTCTTGCTATCGGTTATTCGATCAACGACACGCTCGCTATTCAAATCAAAGAAATGACGCACTCGGAAACCGGTTTCTTCATTGAAAAAGATGGCGTATCGCTTATAGCCAGCACGATCACAAGCGAAAAAGAAGATTTGACCCGATCTCTTACGAATGCCGGTAAACCGGATGAGCCCTTTCAATTTCAAATGGGCCCGGAAAAATACGTGGGAGTTTACAGGCCGCTGAAGAATCTTGACGGCAAGATGCTGGGAAGATTTGTAGCTTTCCGTTCGCTGGATCGCGAGTTGTATGGTTTCCGGCAGTTTCAAAAGAACATTCTGATCGTGGGCCTGGGAATGATGGTTCTGGCTTTCATTTTGAGTTTTCTGGGCTCGCGGCGGATCACCGGTCCGCTTCGCAATTTGACGGATGCGGTGAATGAAGTCAAAGAAGGAAACTACGACGTCCCGATTGAAACAACGTCTCGCGATGAAGTGGGAATTCTTGCTGAGTCCTTTCGAAAGCTGCTGGCTCAGCTTAAAGAGAAACAGCAGCTCGTTGAGTATCTTTCGCAACAGCCGACTGTACCCGGAGCTCCCACGATTGGACCGGGGCAAGTATCTTCGAAACACCAAACAACATCACCATCACAATCCTCCGTTTCCATGAGCTCAATCGGACCCGGCTCGGTGATCGCCAACCGTTATGAAGTGCAATCGATCCTGGGGACCGGAGGAATGGGAGTCGTGTTGAAAGCCCTCGACCGGCAGCTCGATGAAGTGGTCGCCCTGAAACTTCTAAAAGGGGAAGTCTTTCAGCAGGATCCCGTCGCTCTGGACCGTTTCAAACAGGAATTAAAGCTGGCGCGCCGCATCACACACCGCAATGTTGTCCGGACGTTCGATTACAGTGAGCTGGATAATTACTACGTTATTAGTATGGAATATGTAAAAGGGATTACTTTAAAACAGCTGATTCGCCAGCGAGGGATGCTTCCTGTCCGGATCGGACTGCAGATCGGCAAACAGATTTGCAGCGCGCTGGATGCAGCGCACGAGAGGGGAGTCGTTCACCGCGACATGAAACCTCAGAATGTGCTTCTGGAAAGCACGGGAGACGTGAAGATCATGGACTTTGGCATCGCGCGCGTGGCCGATATGAAAGGTATGACCTCCACCGGAACAATCATGGGCACACCCGACTACATGTCCCCGGAACAGGCTCAGGGTCTGGATATGGATCAACGCACAGACGTCTATTCTACCGGAGTGGTTCTATTCGAAGTATTCACTGGAAGGCTTCCCTTTTCCGCTGATTCTGCGCTGGTAGTGTTAAACAAACACATCCGTGAAGCTCCGCCAAAACCCACCAGCTTCAATCCAGCCTTGCCTCCGGCGCTGGAACAAGTGCTCCTACGTTCACTCGAAAAAGATCCGGATCAGCGTTATCAGAAAATCTCACTCTTATATGAAGACCTGGAAGCCGTCTCAGCAAAAATCTCCACCGCGCAAGAACGAATCGCGTAGGAAAACCGCCAAGGCGCCAAAACGCCAAGAATCACTCTAATTTGTTTCTTGGCGGCTTGGCGGTTAAAATGACTGCGGTGGAGCCCCAATTGGGTCCTTCTTCAAAAGATTCGACATAATCGGATTTCGCCAGTATAGACCTGACCATCTCTCGCTGAACGCCGATTCCTTTCCCATGAATAATCCGGACAAAACGGAATCCTTTCTCAACGCACTGGAACAGATACTCTTCCACAACCGTCTTTACATCCCGCGGAGCAAACGGATGTAGATCAAGAACATCCGTGATCGGAATCTCTTCCATCAATCCACGCAAGGCGCAGTAAGGCTGGAGGTTTGATCCACAACTTCGGCTTTCACAAAATCAAAAACGATGAAGTGATAACCACGTGGGCGATAGGAAGGAACGGTCAACGCATCGAAATCATACGTGCCGCTTTGTAAGAATTTTTTGGTGAAGTAGTAGCGCGCAACAAGCTGATGCGATGGATATTCGGTCATGTAGGCGGCGGTGTCAGCCACTTGAAGCGAACAGGTTAGCGGTTTCTCAGGGTCCCTGGTGCGGACTTGCAGCTCAACCGTTTCCGAATCAATGACAGGGAGTTTGCGATCAAACGTCAGCAAATAGTTCGAACCGGTACTGGGCTCCTTGGGAACCAACAAAAAGATCACCCGCCCGCCGGCTTGATCCGGATAAACATTCACGAACAGCGTCTTTTGCTCTGTAGTAAAAATCACGCCCTGATAACTTTTATCCAGTTTCTGCAGCGCGGCGTTGTCCAGTTTTTTTACCGCGGCGGCGTAAGTGCTCATGTCTTGAAGTATGTGGGCAACCGTTTCGTATGTGACAGGTTGCGGCGTAGTTGATGTAAAGGAAGGATTCGCAGGCGGTTGTTCCTGATTCTCTTTTTGACCACCACAAGCAATGAACAAAGCGGATAAAAGGACGACGCAACATAGCGTAAACCCGCTGACTTTCATATTTGCCCTCAATTCCGTTCCTACTATAATCTAATCTCGATAAGGAGAAAAGGATAAACAAAGTAGCGCGGGCGTCCCGCCTGCGAGCTGCGCAGACGAGACGTCCGCGCTACTTCAGCAACGACAAAAGGAACCGAAGTGGCAGACTATACAGAAGATCACGCAAAGTCAGGCATTGATGCCGCTCTGCCTGCCATCGAGTGCTGGCCGAACCAGTATGCGGGTTATCAGATCAACATCACCATCCCTGAATACACTGCGGTTTGCCCGAAGACGGGTTTGCCCGATTTCGGAACAATCATCATTGAATATGAACCGGACAAACTTTGTTTGGAATTAAAGTCACTGAAGAACTATATCAATTCTTACCGCACGCTCGGCATCTTCTACGAAAATGCTGTGAACCGCATTTTGCGAGATCTGGTTGAAGCATGCCAGCCGAAGCGGGCCGTGGTCCGCGGCGAGTTTAACGTCCGTGGTGGAATGAAAAGTGTGATTGAAGCGAGGCATCCGGCCCGGAGCTGAACAATTAACCGGTTTTCTGTCGCACGAATCTTACCGACAACAAATATCCTGCTGCTTCAGGCACAGAGCGAATCACAGCTCCGTGCGCTCTCAATTCTTTTTTCTTCAGCTTTTTTGTAAGGGGCTCATTCAGACGGATTCGCAATTCTACTCTTTTGCCAACCGGCAAATTCACTCGATGGTAAAAAGCGCAACCACCTCTGGAAAGATCATGCAGTCTTCCATTGCTTTCAGACGCCGCAGAGTGATCGTCGTTCAGCACAATAATTTTCAAAGGCAAATTCAATTTGACGCGCCTGCCTATGCGTTCGTCCATGTCACTATTTTACCTGCAAAAACAGTTTGTAGAAGCGACTTTAGTCGCTATGAATTTAGCGAATGAATCCGCTACTACGAACGATATAAAAATTCTTCGATGCCGCGAAGCCACTTTGGAATTCCGCGCCATCCCCTTTTCCATCGAAACAAGTAAGCAAAATGGCGCGCGGCCACATTCAAAAAGCTCACGGGGCCTAGCAAACCACTCTTTTCCAGAGCAATCAGATGATTCCGCACCGCGAATCTCGGCAATTCAGAGGCCGGATAGTCGATTCCGGACTTTCCCTGATGATCCACAATCACTTTTGCCTGATGCAATTTTAGGCCTGCCTCCCGGAATTTCAAGCAGAAGTCGCGATCCTCGAAATAATGGAAGTAGCTTTCCTCAAAGCCGCCCACTTTCTTCCATGCCTCGGTTGAAAAAAGAAGGCAGGCGCCCGAATACCATTCCGGCTCTTTTACAGACTGCAAAGCTCCCCATCGTGAAAAACGATACCCGTACAGGAGGCGGTCTTTTTCCCGGAGTACCGGAAAAGTACAATCAGCGCCAGCAGCAGAATGGTCTGCAAACAAATGTTCGATGCCGGCTGCATCCACTTCCACATCAGGATTCAAAGCGAGCACAAGTTGGGGCGGTTCGACTTCGGTGAGTGCATGAGCCACTGCCCTGTTCAGTCCTGCCGCATATCCACGGTTTTCACATTCGAGATATTGCACGCGGTCTCTTTTCGGAAGCGGAAACGAATCATGTAGAACGACAATAATAGGATGAACCAGAGCGCAGCTACTCAAGGATTCGATCAGCCGTTCGGTAAGATCTGAATTTCCGTGATGTACTGTAACTGCGGCCAGACTCATGGGAGAGCGTGCCGCAAACAGCTCTGATAAAAACTGGTCATCTCTCTGGCAATCAGATGCCAGTTAAAATGCAAACGGATTTTTTCCTGCGCCTGCAACAATTCATCGGCCTTTTTCCCTTCCTGAAGGCGTTTGCTGATTGTGTAAGAGAGGACAGAAGAATCACCCCAGGGGACAAGATCGCCCGCGCCGGTCTTACGGATGATCTGTCCGCAGCCGTCATCATCACATACAATCACAGGCGTTCCGGACAAAATTGATTCGAGCGGAACAAGACCGAACACTTCATTGACCGAAGGATACACGGTGATGTCCGCATCCGACAAAGCCTCAAACTTTCGCTGATCATCCAGTAATCCGGTCCACACCACACGATCCTGAAGCCGCAGTTCCAGAACCAATTGTCTGATCCGGGAAGCATAACCCATATCATTTCCCGCAATCACAAGCCTCGCCTGGTCACGAATTCGCGAAAAAGCGCGAACCAGATGCTGCACTCCTTTTCGCGGCGTGATCTTTCCCAGGAACAGAATCATCTTCTCTGAAGGCGCAAGCCCCCATTTCTTGCGGAAATTACCAGTTTCAGAAATGGGAACCTCGCCAATTCCGTTGGGAATTACTTTGATTTTTTCGGAAGGAATCTTCATCCGGCGCATCGCCTTGCGCTCTGCGCCCGAAACGGCCACATAGCCGGCCGCATTATTCAGTTGCCATTTTCCGATCATTAAATCGTAGATCTGTTTGATGAATTGAAACCTCTCAATTCTTGGTATCGTTCCATGACCGCTAAGCACAAATGGTTTTTTCTGCTTCACAGCCGTGCGGGCAAGAAGATCATTCAGAAGATTGCGGAAAGTGTGCAGGTGAAGAATATCCGACTCTGCGAGCAGCCGTTCCGCGTGCTTCAAACCTCCCAGAGGAGTATAAAACTGGAAGTAATAAGCGATTTTATTGCTAAGATTGGGAACACGAACTACTTCAAAAGGGGGTTCACAACCATTCGGACTGTACCGCCGCGATGCGTCCCACACGTCCGTGGTCATCACTGTTACGTGATGTCCCAGATCATGCAGAGCGCAAGACAGCTCATACGCAGAGCGCGCCGCTCCGCCGTAAGACAGTGCGGGATAGAGAAAAGGAATTCCGATCAATATCCGCATGACTTATTTCAAATTGAAAATTGCATATTGCATGTTGAAAGCCGCAGAATGCGAGTCAACATTTTGCAATCTGCAATATGCAATTTTGCAATTATCTGTGTTCATCTGTGGTTTCTCTTGTGCCTTTTTTTACGGTTAACAGAGCCAGCTCGTGCGCGAGGTTCTTTACCTGTTCAGACAATTCGGACAACTTTACCGAAAAATGCAAATTCACAAACAACAAGAACATGAGACCAAATATAAATAATGTAGTGGTTGGCAGAACCGCGCCAACGAATCCGGTAATCCATACAAGCAAGTCATACCAGAACACGAGAACTACGATCGCGCCGGCTGTGAAACTCCAGAGAATAGAATATTCAACTCGAAGCTTTTTGCGCCTCGCCAGATCGATCACAAAAATGAGAAAGAGCAGCGCAAGAACAGTGGCAAAAATACGTTGATTTGCCGGCATGTTCAAGCCTTTCGTAGCATCATTACAAAAATAGAAAGGATCATCTTGAACGCATAATACCAGACTTGTAATCCCTCATGCATGCCGGTCTTGCCTTCCGAGGGATGCATGATTACGGGGATCTCCATAACCTTTAAACGAAAGCGATGCATCAGAATGAGCACATCCAGGTCCGGATAATCCATCGGATAGTAATCCTGGATGGCGATGCTAAGGGCCTTGCGATTCAGAGCCTGGAAACCGGAAGTTGGATCAGTAATCTTCATGCCGGTGAGCCGCTTTCCAATCTGGGAAAGCATAGAACACCCCAACCGCCGGATCACCGGCATTTTGTATTCGGTCCCACCCAAAAATCGGGAACCGACCACGAGATCCGTATCGCGGATACGATCCAGAAGAGACTGAATGCATGACGGATCATGCTGGCCGTCCGCATCCAGCTGGACAACCGCCTCATATCCATTGCGATAAGCATATTTATAAGCCGTTTGCAGCGCTCCTCCATAGCCCATCCAGAACGGTAGCTGAATCAAGGAAACAGCCGGATACTTCTGCACAATCGCCGCAGTCCCATCCGTGGATGCGTCATTGACAACAAGAACCGGATGCTGAGGATACAGGGCGCAGATACTGTCCAGCATGCGACCGATGTTCTCTTCCTCATTGCGCGCAGGGAGGACCAGAATGATTTTCATAAAGGACCGCTCAAGGTGTAAAAGTTAATTCACGCAAACTCAAACGGTGTGGAAGGAAGCACTGATAAAAACGCCGGCGCGACCAGTGAAATTTTCTGCTCAGTTCCCGTCTCTTTCGCAAAAATCGTGGAAGCCCTTTCCATGCCGAAACCTGAGCCTTCCACCAGAGTCCGAGCAATTGCCAGCGGGAGCGGCGTCGCGCAAATTCTCCGGAAACTCCTTTGTGTGAGAGCAAAGCAAGGAGATGAAATAACCATCGCACAGCACTGAAAACCGGATTGAGAATCAGCAGCTCGGCAGGAAAGTATTTCAAGGCCACCCAGAAACGGTTTCTTTCGACAAAATAAAATTTCATAGGGTCGTATTGATCCGTGGATCCTGAATACCTGTGATAGGCAACCGCTGAAGAAACAAAGGGGCACTCCCACCCTGCAAGACGCGCTCTTAATCCGATTTCAGTATCGTCACCATAGAGGTAAAAGTCTTCGTCAAAATATCCGATCTCGCGCAGCGTCTCTGCGCGAAATACGCAGGCGCATCCACTGGGTAAAAGGGCGGTTTGAATCGAATCAAATTGCCCTTCATCCTTTTGCATTCTTCCACGGCCGCGATTGACTCCATCCCAGTACAGAAGATGACCTGTATTATCGATGATGTCTCGCTGGAAATAGGACATCGTTTTCCCTGCGCACATTCCGGTCCCCGGATTTTTAAAAGGCACAACTATGCTCGCAAGCCAGGTCTTTTCCAGGACTGCGTCATTATTTACGAACGCGATCAGTTCGCCTCTCGCACGCAGCAGCGCCTGGTTATTGGCGGGGCCGAATCCACGGTTTAAATCATTAGGAATGACTTCAATCCCGGGAAATCGTTTCAAAATCTCTGTGGAGCCGTCTGTTGAGCCGTTGTCCACCACCAGCACTTCGAACGGCGCATAAGTCTGATTCATCAAGGATTGCAAGCACTCTTCCAGGTACACGAATCCATTCCAGTTAACGACAATGAAGCTCACCAGCGAAGGCATAGGATTTGAAGCCATTTTACCATGGTGATAGACTTGGCGCCTTGGCGTCTTGGCGGTTAACATGCAAAACGAATTTCCGAATGCAAACAACGTGTGCTATTTAAATACAGGCTCAGAGGGATTACTGCCCTTGCGTGCCTTGCGAGCATTGCAAGAAACAGCAGAGATGAAGCAAAAACCTCAGATGCTCGGTGATTCTCAATATTTCGAGATGCCCGAACGTTGCCGCGCCCTCGTTGCACAGATGATCCATTGCGCAGCCGAAGATATCGCTTTAATCCCCAGCACAAGTTATGGAATGAGCATGATGGCGCACTCCTTACCGTTGAACTCTGGAGACGAAGTTGTCATCGTGGAACAAGACTTCCCTTCCAATAATTTTGCCTGGGAGCCACTCCGCGAACGCGGGATCAAAATCCGCACAGTTCCTTTTCGAGCGGATACGGATCAAACAGCCCGGGTCCTGGAATCCCTGATACCACCCGCGCGTGTTCTTTCTCTAAGCGTTGTGCATTTTTTCACAGGATTCCGCTACGACCTGAAACTCATTTCTGAAACTTGCCGTCAAAACAATATTTTCTTGATCGTAGATGCAATTCAAGCGGCCGGAACCATTGAAATGAATCTTCAAGAAACGCACGTCGACGCTCTCTGCGCGGCGGCACACAAGTGGCAGCTCTCCCCTTCCGGCACAGGCTTTCTTTACGTCCATAAAGATTTTAGATCGCGCCTAACATCCCCTGTGAGTGGATGGATGCACAACAAGAATGCAACCCGTTTCCAGGAAACGGATATGTTCACCTACGAACCTGCTTCCAGCACGCGGCGCTATGAACTGGGAACCGCCCCGATCATCCTGTTGGCAGCCTATGAACAGAGCCTTCAGGTATTGCTCGAATCACGCATTTCGTACATTGAAGAACACAACATTAGGCTTGCAGACAAAATGAAAGCATTTTTTCGCGAACTGGGATGGAAGCAACCCGTGACACCGATTCCATCGCCATTCTGTTCTGTTTGTCCTGCCGAACAATACAATGCCACCGACATTCTTCGCGCTCTCGCTGAGCGTGAAGTTTTTGTTGCGGTTCGCGCAAATCATCTTAGAATGACTCCCCACCTGTACAATACGGATCAACACATCGACCGCTTCTGCGAAGAGCTCAAGTCTGTTATAATGAAGTAGCGTCGACGTCCCGCCTTCGAAAGTGCGCAGACGAGACGTCCGCGCTACTTTGTTGAAATAGTTGCAAACGGGTGAAAAAATCATAGCTTCCCTATTGAATCAATAATAGATCTGCCTGATAAGCTGCAGTCATAACTGGAGAGGTAAGACTCATGTCCCGATCTTCACTCGTGATATGTGTCTTTT
Above is a window of bacterium DNA encoding:
- a CDS encoding glycosyltransferase, which encodes MPSLVSFIVVNWNGFVYLEECLQSLMNQTYAPFEVLVVDNGSTDGSTEILKRFPGIEVIPNDLNRGFGPANNQALLRARGELIAFVNNDAVLEKTWLASIVVPFKNPGTGMCAGKTMSYFQRDIIDNTGHLLYWDGVNRGRGRMQKDEGQFDSIQTALLPSGCACVFRAETLREIGYFDEDFYLYGDDTEIGLRARLAGWECPFVSSAVAYHRYSGSTDQYDPMKFYFVERNRFWVALKYFPAELLILNPVFSAVRWLFHLLALLSHKGVSGEFARRRSRWQLLGLWWKAQVSAWKGLPRFLRKRRELSRKFHWSRRRFYQCFLPHRLSLRELTFTP
- a CDS encoding aminotransferase class V-fold PLP-dependent enzyme, whose translation is MQNEFPNANNVCYLNTGSEGLLPLRALRALQETAEMKQKPQMLGDSQYFEMPERCRALVAQMIHCAAEDIALIPSTSYGMSMMAHSLPLNSGDEVVIVEQDFPSNNFAWEPLRERGIKIRTVPFRADTDQTARVLESLIPPARVLSLSVVHFFTGFRYDLKLISETCRQNNIFLIVDAIQAAGTIEMNLQETHVDALCAAAHKWQLSPSGTGFLYVHKDFRSRLTSPVSGWMHNKNATRFQETDMFTYEPASSTRRYELGTAPIILLAAYEQSLQVLLESRISYIEEHNIRLADKMKAFFRELGWKQPVTPIPSPFCSVCPAEQYNATDILRALAEREVFVAVRANHLRMTPHLYNTDQHIDRFCEELKSVIMK